A single Candidatus Omnitrophota bacterium DNA region contains:
- a CDS encoding GntR family transcriptional regulator: MRIVDRLSQRKLYLQLLEIVQEAIDRGELAVGMQLPTENQICSQQGVSKVVVRTAMQELVKKGYVKKIPGRGTFVQKPTDAKGIWLSSLLTENLLDFGLPWETEVVQKMLTVSPSDMNDLFAMETGHQVFKVTRLRFVDEAPAALETAYVSHDLCPGLLLEDMRSTSLLEIITQKYGLRILRCADSVEATTLETREAELLKKKKGETAMLADRILYTANNRVAAFIRVLSVSQKHRITFESFHAPGR; the protein is encoded by the coding sequence ATGAGAATCGTCGATCGGCTTAGTCAGCGCAAACTCTATCTTCAATTGCTTGAGATCGTTCAGGAAGCGATCGACCGGGGAGAACTGGCTGTCGGGATGCAGTTGCCTACCGAAAATCAGATATGCAGCCAACAAGGCGTCAGCAAAGTGGTTGTCCGTACGGCTATGCAGGAATTAGTCAAAAAAGGTTATGTAAAAAAAATCCCCGGCCGGGGAACGTTTGTTCAAAAGCCCACCGATGCGAAAGGGATATGGCTTTCCAGCTTGTTGACGGAAAATCTATTGGATTTCGGTCTGCCCTGGGAAACGGAAGTGGTACAAAAGATGCTTACCGTCTCCCCGTCGGATATGAACGACCTATTCGCGATGGAGACTGGACATCAGGTGTTTAAGGTAACGCGGCTGCGGTTTGTGGACGAAGCGCCCGCGGCGTTGGAGACGGCTTACGTCTCCCACGATCTTTGTCCGGGACTGTTGCTGGAAGATATGCGATCAACCTCCCTGTTGGAGATCATTACTCAAAAATACGGCCTGCGCATCTTACGGTGCGCCGATTCGGTAGAGGCGACCACATTGGAGACTCGGGAAGCAGAATTATTGAAGAAGAAAAAGGGAGAGACGGCGATGCTGGCGGACCGGATTCTCTACACGGCCAACAACCGCGTCGCCGCCTTTATCCGCGTATTGTCCGTTTCCCAAAAACACCGGATCACTTTCGAGAGTTTTCACGCGCCTGGGCGATAA
- the tgt gene encoding tRNA guanosine(34) transglycosylase Tgt has translation MSIQFEIDSLEGRARAGKAVTPHGVFHTPAFMPVGTNATVKALTPEEIHETGSEIILCNAYHLYLRPGASLVKKLGGLHSFMNWNGPILTDSGGFQIYSLAPLRKIDPDGATFRSHIDGTEHRFTPESVMELENDLGADIIMCFDECTPYPISYEYASQSIELTTRWAERCLKAHKRSDQALFAIVQGGVYQDLREKSARDLIALDFPGYAVGGLMIGEEKEKTWNTCAALDRMLPENKLRYLMGVGAPEDFLDGIRRGVDMFDCVIPTRLARNSHLLTWKGRVSVKQAQYREDERPPDENCRCYCCRNYSRAYLRHLFQAGEILASRLATMHNIAFYQEFMQRCRDEISQGTFEAFYQSWMGKKQEGEKG, from the coding sequence ATGTCAATCCAATTCGAAATCGACAGCCTCGAGGGACGCGCCCGCGCCGGTAAAGCGGTCACGCCTCACGGCGTTTTCCATACGCCAGCCTTTATGCCCGTAGGCACTAACGCCACGGTCAAAGCTCTTACTCCCGAAGAAATCCATGAGACCGGTTCGGAGATAATTCTCTGCAACGCCTATCACCTCTATCTGCGTCCCGGCGCTTCGCTGGTCAAGAAGTTAGGAGGATTGCATTCCTTCATGAATTGGAACGGCCCCATCCTTACGGATAGCGGCGGCTTCCAAATCTACAGTCTGGCCCCATTGCGCAAGATCGATCCCGACGGCGCCACTTTTCGCTCCCACATCGACGGAACGGAGCATCGTTTTACTCCCGAAAGCGTCATGGAACTGGAGAACGATCTCGGCGCCGACATCATCATGTGCTTCGACGAATGCACTCCCTACCCTATCAGCTACGAATATGCTTCCCAATCCATCGAGTTGACCACCCGTTGGGCGGAACGCTGTCTCAAAGCGCACAAGCGAAGCGATCAGGCGCTTTTCGCCATCGTCCAGGGCGGAGTTTATCAAGACTTGCGCGAAAAAAGCGCCCGCGATCTCATTGCGCTGGATTTCCCCGGCTACGCCGTGGGGGGATTGATGATCGGAGAAGAAAAAGAGAAGACCTGGAACACATGCGCAGCGTTGGATCGAATGCTGCCGGAAAACAAATTGCGCTACCTCATGGGAGTAGGCGCGCCGGAAGATTTTCTCGACGGCATCCGGCGCGGGGTGGACATGTTCGACTGCGTCATCCCCACCCGCCTGGCCCGCAACAGCCACCTGCTCACCTGGAAAGGCCGCGTCTCCGTCAAACAGGCGCAATACCGCGAAGACGAACGCCCGCCGGACGAAAATTGCCGATGCTATTGCTGCCGGAATTATTCCAGAGCTTACTTGCGCCATTTGTTCCAAGCGGGCGAAATCCTGGCTTCCCGCCTGGCCACCATGCACAATATCGCCTTCTATCAGGAATTTATGCAGCGTTGCCGCGATGAAATTTCCCAAGGAACCTTCGAAGCGTTCTATCAATCCTGGATGGGGAAAAAGCAGGAGGGGGAAAAGGGATAG